In the Gammaproteobacteria bacterium genome, one interval contains:
- a CDS encoding hypothetical protein (Evidence 5 : Unknown function) has protein sequence MMAATVISSIIKPVNTNNDTNGIILTQVATYGLRP, from the coding sequence TTGATGGCAGCGACAGTTATTTCTAGCATTATTAAGCCGGTAAATACTAACAATGACACTAACGGTATTATCTTAACCCAAGTTGCCACCTACGGTCTCAGGCCATAA